TTGATAAATGGGAACGGTGGTAACATTCAGTATTTAGAGAAAGATGGTATTTTAACTGCAACGGCAGTTTTGGGGAGAAAAAATGAAGATATTACTATTTGATGATCACAGGATATTTGGAGAGAGTTTAAGCAAACTTCTGGAAGATTGGGATGAAATCTCTATCTGTCGCTATGTAAGTAATGAAACAGAGTTTTGGAATATTCTTTCCGTAGACGAATGGGACATTGTATTACTTGATGTCAACCTAAGAGAGCAGTCAAAAAGTTCTGGCATTGATCTGATAGAAACGATATATAGTAAAAAGCCAAAAATAAAGGTGGTTATGCTATCCTCTTATGATATGCCAGTTTATAGACAGGAGGCACTTAAAAAAGGCGCCGTAAGTTATATTGATAAGTCTGCTTCTGCTGACGAGTTGGTAAAAAAACTCACAGCTATTAGTAAAGGTCACAAGTCCACTACGCCCCCTTTATTAGATCCCCTGACAGATCGTGAAGCGGAAATTATTAAGGCGATTGGAACAGGGAAAACAAAGCATGAAATAGCGCAAGAACTGTATATCAGTGAACGGACACTTTACAACCATATCCAAAGCATCTATGATAAGCT
This window of the Oscillospiraceae bacterium genome carries:
- the salR gene encoding DNA-binding response regulator, with protein sequence MKILLFDDHRIFGESLSKLLEDWDEISICRYVSNETEFWNILSVDEWDIVLLDVNLREQSKSSGIDLIETIYSKKPKIKVVMLSSYDMPVYRQEALKKGAVSYIDKSASADELVKKLTAISKGHKSTTPPLLDPLTDREAEIIKAIGTGKTKHEIAQELYISERTLYNHIQSIYDKLGAKNAIEAYNKAIALGYITPLI